The following proteins are co-located in the Lacticaseibacillus paracasei subsp. paracasei genome:
- the proB gene encoding glutamate 5-kinase, giving the protein MAKRAMQCKRLVVKIGTSSLIHPNGKVNLQTIDRLAYALTALNNQGYELVLVTSGAIGVGMAELGMSKRPAVIAEQQALAAIGQSELMTLYTQRFSDYGAKIGQLLLTHDVFDYPMNRQHVLDTIDALLAQQVIPVINENDSVAVDELDHRTTFGDNDQLSALVAKQIGADLLVVLSDIDGLYDRDPNRHPDAALMPTITQLSAKVLAAAGGSSTRFGTGGMVTKLKAAKTMMRAGKQMVLASGRDPRIILQILAGDPVGTWFGQPKQAASVSQSFQ; this is encoded by the coding sequence ATGGCAAAACGGGCGATGCAATGTAAACGATTAGTAGTGAAGATTGGCACGAGTAGCCTGATTCATCCAAATGGTAAAGTCAATTTGCAAACCATTGATCGACTGGCCTACGCTTTGACGGCGCTGAATAATCAAGGCTATGAGCTGGTGTTAGTCACCTCTGGCGCAATTGGCGTGGGAATGGCGGAACTAGGCATGTCGAAACGACCAGCTGTCATTGCCGAGCAACAAGCGCTTGCCGCGATTGGCCAGTCGGAATTGATGACCTTGTACACGCAGCGGTTTAGTGATTATGGTGCGAAAATTGGCCAATTGCTGCTAACACATGATGTATTTGATTATCCGATGAATCGTCAGCATGTGCTGGACACGATTGATGCGTTATTGGCTCAGCAAGTGATTCCGGTGATCAACGAAAATGACAGTGTAGCGGTTGACGAGTTGGATCATCGCACGACATTTGGTGATAATGACCAATTGTCGGCGTTAGTGGCTAAGCAAATTGGCGCTGATTTGTTGGTCGTCCTTTCAGATATTGACGGGTTGTATGACCGTGACCCGAATCGCCATCCGGATGCTGCGCTCATGCCGACGATTACGCAGCTATCTGCCAAAGTGCTGGCAGCTGCAGGCGGCAGTTCGACGCGCTTCGGGACCGGCGGCATGGTGACAAAACTGAAGGCCGCCAAGACGATGATGCGTGCTGGCAAACAAATGGTGCTTGCTAGTGGTCGTGATCCGCGGATTATTTTACAAATCTTGGCTGGCGACCCAGTCGGTACCTGGTTCGGTCAGCCCAAACAAGCAGCAAGTGTCAGTCAAAGTTTTCAATAG
- a CDS encoding glutamate-5-semialdehyde dehydrogenase, protein MDATTIDLEQMGRAAKTAAMTLGQLTTLQKNTGLLAMAAALETHADTILAANKADLAAASALPEKFVDRLALTKARIADMAAGVRQVATLDDPTAQTDRAWVNEAGLTIAQKRVPLGVVGMIYEARPNVTVDAAALTFKSGNAVILRGGKEALHSNLALATVLQDALAAKGLPRDAVQLITDPSRAVATQMMHLNGYIDVLIPRGGKGLIKAVVEQATVPVIETGAGNCHIYVDAHAQLQMAVAIVVNAKVQRPSVCNAAEKLLIHADVANEQLPVIAKALQDHGVELRGDERARAIVPSMHAATAEDWDTEYNDLIMAVKVVDSEEEAIQHINAHNTKHSEAIITDNYQNSQQFLQQVDAAVVYVNASTRFTDGYEFGFGAEIGISTQKLHARGPMGLAALTTIKYQVLGNGEIRKN, encoded by the coding sequence ATGGACGCAACGACAATTGATCTTGAACAGATGGGGCGGGCAGCCAAAACGGCGGCGATGACGCTTGGCCAATTGACGACACTACAGAAAAATACCGGCTTGTTAGCGATGGCGGCTGCGCTGGAGACGCATGCCGATACCATCTTGGCGGCAAATAAGGCTGATCTTGCAGCTGCGAGCGCCTTGCCGGAAAAGTTTGTTGATCGGCTCGCGTTAACGAAGGCACGCATTGCCGACATGGCAGCTGGGGTACGACAGGTTGCCACACTGGATGATCCGACTGCGCAAACGGACAGGGCGTGGGTGAACGAAGCCGGCTTGACGATTGCTCAAAAACGCGTGCCATTGGGTGTTGTTGGCATGATTTACGAAGCGCGGCCAAATGTGACGGTGGATGCAGCTGCCCTGACCTTTAAAAGCGGCAATGCGGTCATTTTACGCGGTGGCAAGGAAGCATTACACAGCAATCTTGCGTTGGCGACAGTTTTACAAGATGCGCTGGCAGCAAAAGGGTTACCGCGTGATGCCGTGCAATTGATCACCGATCCTAGCCGTGCCGTTGCCACCCAGATGATGCACTTAAACGGCTACATTGATGTGCTGATTCCGCGAGGCGGCAAAGGGTTGATTAAAGCGGTGGTTGAACAGGCAACGGTTCCGGTGATCGAAACCGGAGCTGGCAATTGTCACATTTATGTTGATGCCCATGCCCAATTGCAAATGGCGGTGGCGATTGTTGTCAATGCCAAGGTGCAACGGCCATCTGTCTGCAATGCAGCCGAGAAGCTTTTGATTCACGCTGATGTGGCAAATGAACAGTTGCCAGTCATTGCTAAAGCCTTGCAAGATCATGGCGTTGAATTACGCGGCGATGAACGTGCCCGCGCCATCGTGCCGAGTATGCACGCTGCTACCGCTGAAGACTGGGATACGGAATACAATGACCTGATTATGGCCGTTAAGGTCGTTGACTCAGAAGAAGAAGCCATTCAACACATCAATGCGCATAATACAAAGCACAGTGAGGCGATTATCACAGACAATTACCAAAATAGTCAGCAGTTCTTACAGCAGGTGGATGCCGCCGTGGTTTACGTGAATGCCTCGACCCGCTTCACGGATGGCTATGAATTTGGTTTTGGCGCCGAAATCGGCATCAGCACACAAAAATTGCATGCTCGTGGGCCAATGGGATTAGCCGCACTGACCACGATTAAGTATCAGGTTTTGGGCAATGGGGAGATCCGGAAAAATTGA